One Acutalibacter muris DNA window includes the following coding sequences:
- the rimM gene encoding ribosome maturation factor RimM (Essential for efficient processing of 16S rRNA) yields MKQYLEAGKIVRTHGVKGELVMETWADSPEFVAGVKELYFDESGQRPIGLISSRPHKGRLLLTLEGVGTVEQGDRLRGRVLYLNRDDVKLPEGRFFLEDLIGLCAIDGDTGREYGVIAQIIPAPANNVYRIRDGEGRDYLFPAVEHMIKRTDIEGGVIELLPIPGIFDGEGEEA; encoded by the coding sequence ATGAAACAATACCTAGAAGCAGGCAAAATAGTCCGCACCCACGGAGTAAAAGGCGAGCTGGTAATGGAAACCTGGGCGGACAGCCCGGAGTTCGTGGCAGGAGTGAAGGAGCTCTACTTCGACGAAAGCGGCCAGCGCCCCATAGGCCTGATAAGCAGCAGGCCCCACAAGGGCCGCCTGTTATTGACTTTAGAGGGAGTAGGCACAGTGGAGCAGGGGGACAGGCTGCGGGGCCGGGTGCTGTACCTGAACCGGGACGACGTAAAGCTCCCCGAGGGCCGGTTCTTTCTTGAGGACCTTATAGGTCTGTGCGCCATAGACGGCGACACCGGCCGGGAGTACGGCGTTATCGCGCAGATTATCCCCGCACCGGCCAACAACGTCTATAGGATAAGGGACGGCGAGGGGCGGGACTACCTTTTCCCGGCAGTGGAGCACATGATAAAGCGCACGGACATAGAGGGCGGCGTGATAGAGCTTCTGCCCATACCGGGCATATTCGACGGGGAGGGTGAGGAGGCCTAG
- a CDS encoding KH domain-containing protein, giving the protein MQELLKAIASGLVERPEEVSVTSEENDNGVMVYHLHAAEEDMGRVIGKQGRIAKAIRVVMRAAATRNDTKVMVEID; this is encoded by the coding sequence ATGCAGGAGCTTTTGAAAGCTATTGCCTCGGGGCTGGTGGAGCGGCCCGAGGAGGTCAGCGTGACCAGCGAGGAGAACGATAACGGGGTCATGGTGTATCATCTGCACGCGGCAGAGGAGGACATGGGCCGCGTTATCGGTAAGCAGGGGCGCATAGCGAAGGCCATCCGCGTGGTGATGCGGGCGGCGGCGACCCGGAACGATACGAAGGTCATGGTGGAGATAGACTGA
- the rpsP gene encoding 30S ribosomal protein S16, whose protein sequence is MAVKIRLRRMGAKKNPFYRIVVADSRFPRDGRFIEEIGYYNPMEEPSVVKLDPEKAKKWMENGAQPTDTVRDLFKKHGVI, encoded by the coding sequence ATGGCAGTAAAAATCAGGCTGCGCCGCATGGGCGCGAAGAAGAACCCCTTTTACCGTATCGTGGTGGCGGACTCCCGCTTTCCCAGGGACGGGCGCTTCATTGAGGAGATAGGCTACTATAACCCCATGGAGGAGCCCAGCGTGGTGAAGCTGGACCCGGAGAAGGCCAAGAAGTGGATGGAGAACGGGGCCCAGCCCACGGACACGGTGAGGGACCTTTTCAAGAAGCACGGCGTTATCTGA
- the ffh gene encoding signal recognition particle protein has protein sequence MPFEGLAEKLSNSFKKLRSKGKLSESDVKEAMREVRLALLEADVNYKVAKELTGRITERAVGEEVMESLTPAQMVIKIVNEELTALMGGTGERLKSPAHPPAIILLCGLQGAGKTTHAAKLAYMLKSQGHRPLLAACDVYRPAAIKQLQVMGEKAGAPVFERGTQDPVETAKEAVKHAKDYGHDYLLIDTAGRLQIDEELMDELRRMKEAVNPTDILLTVDAMIGQESVNVAKTFDELLDITGVILTKLDGDTRGGAALSIKAVTGKPIKFAGSGEKLDGLEAFHPDRMASRILGMGDVLSLIEEAEQRLDEKAAERTAQRMMQNKLDLNDMLEQFRQVKKMGPIKGILQKLPGVGNKLDDVDIDDRIMDRTAAIILSMTPYERAHPEELNASRKRRIAAGCGQKVEDVNRLLNQFRQTQKLMKQFGGKKGRKLMRGMGGGMPGMPF, from the coding sequence ATGCCCTTTGAAGGTTTAGCGGAAAAATTAAGCAACTCCTTTAAAAAGCTGAGAAGCAAAGGCAAGCTCTCAGAGAGCGACGTGAAGGAGGCCATGCGCGAGGTGCGTCTGGCGCTTCTGGAGGCCGACGTAAACTATAAGGTGGCAAAGGAGCTCACCGGGAGGATAACCGAGCGGGCCGTGGGCGAGGAGGTCATGGAGAGCCTGACCCCGGCGCAGATGGTGATAAAGATAGTCAACGAGGAGCTGACCGCCTTAATGGGCGGCACAGGGGAGCGCTTAAAGAGTCCGGCCCACCCACCGGCCATAATCCTGCTGTGCGGCTTGCAGGGCGCGGGCAAGACCACCCACGCGGCGAAGCTTGCCTATATGCTGAAAAGCCAGGGCCACAGGCCGCTGCTGGCGGCCTGCGACGTGTATAGACCGGCGGCCATAAAGCAGCTGCAGGTCATGGGCGAGAAGGCCGGGGCCCCGGTGTTCGAGCGGGGGACCCAGGACCCGGTGGAGACGGCGAAGGAGGCCGTGAAGCACGCAAAGGACTACGGCCACGACTACCTGCTGATAGACACCGCCGGGCGCTTGCAGATAGACGAGGAGCTTATGGACGAGCTCAGAAGGATGAAGGAGGCGGTAAACCCCACGGACATCCTGCTGACGGTGGACGCCATGATAGGCCAGGAGTCTGTGAACGTGGCGAAGACCTTCGACGAGCTGTTGGACATCACCGGCGTGATACTGACAAAGCTTGACGGCGACACCAGGGGCGGCGCGGCGCTGTCCATAAAGGCTGTCACCGGCAAGCCCATAAAGTTCGCGGGCTCTGGGGAGAAGCTGGACGGTCTGGAGGCGTTCCACCCGGACCGCATGGCCAGCCGTATCCTGGGCATGGGCGACGTGCTTAGCCTTATTGAGGAGGCCGAGCAGCGGCTGGACGAGAAGGCCGCGGAGCGCACCGCCCAGCGGATGATGCAGAACAAGCTGGATCTGAACGATATGCTGGAGCAGTTCCGGCAGGTGAAGAAGATGGGGCCCATAAAGGGCATTTTGCAGAAGCTGCCCGGCGTGGGCAATAAGCTGGACGATGTGGACATCGACGATAGGATAATGGACCGCACGGCGGCCATAATACTGTCCATGACCCCCTATGAGCGGGCGCACCCAGAGGAGCTGAACGCTTCGCGGAAGCGGCGGATAGCGGCGGGTTGCGGCCAGAAGGTGGAGGACGTGAACAGGCTCCTCAATCAGTTCAGGCAGACCCAGAAGCTGATGAAGCAGTTCGGCGGCAAGAAGGGGAGGAAGCTGATGCGGGGCATGGGCGGCGGTATGCCTGGTATGCCGTTCTAG
- the ylxM gene encoding YlxM family DNA-binding protein, whose protein sequence is MPKDLRVSILLDFYGEILTGTQRETVDAYYNQDMSLSEIAGDRGISRQGVRDAIKRAEQLLIDMEDRLGLVKRFQDVQRALADICDCALEIQELNAKNGGVEEIDRDAQSILEYAQEIAEKD, encoded by the coding sequence ATGCCCAAGGATTTGAGGGTCTCTATCCTGCTGGATTTTTATGGGGAGATACTGACCGGGACCCAGCGGGAGACGGTGGACGCCTATTATAACCAGGATATGTCCCTGTCGGAGATAGCGGGGGACAGGGGGATAAGCCGCCAGGGGGTCCGGGACGCCATAAAGCGGGCGGAGCAGCTGCTGATAGACATGGAGGACAGACTGGGGCTGGTAAAGCGGTTTCAGGACGTGCAGAGGGCTTTGGCGGACATATGCGACTGCGCCCTGGAGATACAGGAGCTCAACGCCAAAAACGGCGGCGTAGAGGAGATCGACAGGGACGCCCAGAGCATACTGGAGTACGCCCAGGAGATAGCGGAGAAGGACTAG
- a CDS encoding ASCH domain-containing protein, whose protein sequence is MESTVKVLSLKEPWASLIAFGPKRIETRSWRTRYRGPLYIHASAARPSRSDPHIRELSELLPGREPACGLILCRCLLTGCVPMDEEFLSSMTDPTERLCGEYAPGRFAWLLGDVQVLSEPVPAKGRLGIWTFTLPDSQL, encoded by the coding sequence ATGGAAAGCACCGTGAAAGTCCTCTCCCTCAAGGAACCCTGGGCCAGCCTCATCGCCTTCGGCCCCAAACGCATAGAGACCCGCTCCTGGCGCACCCGATACCGGGGCCCCCTCTATATCCACGCCTCCGCCGCAAGGCCCAGCCGGAGCGACCCCCATATCCGGGAGCTTTCAGAGCTTCTCCCCGGCCGGGAGCCCGCCTGCGGCCTTATACTCTGCCGCTGCCTTCTGACCGGCTGTGTCCCCATGGACGAGGAATTTTTGTCCTCCATGACAGACCCCACAGAGCGTCTGTGCGGGGAATACGCCCCCGGGCGCTTCGCCTGGCTTCTAGGGGACGTGCAGGTACTTTCAGAGCCCGTCCCGGCCAAGGGCAGGCTGGGAATCTGGACCTTTACCCTGCCTGATTCACAGCTCTAG
- a CDS encoding L-lactate dehydrogenase → MCSNKRKIVLVGTGMVGMSFAYSALNRGLCDILVLVDLDKKRALGEAMDLNHGLAFAGSSMKIYAGDYSDCADADMVVISAGVSQKPGESRLELLQRNTEVFGSIIGPVVRSGFGGVFLVATNPVDIMTRVTYELSGFNPNRVFGTGTTLDTARLRYLLGEYFCVDPRNMHAYVMGEHGDSEFVPWSQAMIATKPVTDVCGDSGGRYRMEEVERLSTQVRDAAQRIIEAKRATYYGIGMAMVRIARAVLSDENSVLTVSARLWGEYGRKGVYAGAPCIVNRNGVDRVLELGLSEQEQEKFDASCDILEENYGGLEL, encoded by the coding sequence ATGTGCAGCAATAAGCGTAAAATCGTCCTTGTGGGCACGGGGATGGTGGGCATGAGCTTTGCCTACTCGGCCCTGAACCGTGGGCTCTGCGACATACTGGTGCTGGTGGACCTGGACAAAAAGCGGGCCCTGGGCGAGGCTATGGACCTAAACCACGGCCTGGCCTTCGCGGGCAGCAGCATGAAGATATACGCCGGGGACTATTCCGACTGCGCGGACGCGGATATGGTGGTCATCTCCGCCGGGGTCAGCCAGAAGCCGGGGGAATCAAGGCTGGAGCTGCTGCAGCGCAATACGGAGGTGTTCGGGTCAATTATCGGGCCGGTGGTGCGCTCGGGTTTCGGGGGCGTGTTCCTGGTGGCCACCAACCCGGTGGACATCATGACCCGGGTGACCTATGAGCTGTCGGGCTTCAACCCCAACCGGGTCTTCGGCACCGGCACCACCCTGGACACGGCCCGGCTCAGGTATCTTCTCGGGGAATACTTCTGTGTGGACCCCAGGAATATGCACGCCTATGTTATGGGCGAGCACGGCGACAGCGAATTCGTCCCCTGGAGCCAGGCCATGATAGCCACAAAGCCGGTGACGGACGTGTGCGGGGACTCCGGCGGGCGGTACAGGATGGAGGAGGTGGAGCGCCTGAGCACCCAGGTCCGGGACGCGGCCCAGCGGATAATCGAGGCCAAGCGGGCCACCTACTACGGCATAGGCATGGCTATGGTGCGCATAGCCCGTGCGGTGCTCTCGGACGAGAACTCGGTGCTGACGGTGTCGGCCAGGCTCTGGGGGGAGTACGGCCGCAAGGGGGTATACGCCGGGGCACCCTGCATAGTGAACCGCAACGGCGTGGACCGGGTGCTGGAGCTGGGCCTCTCGGAGCAGGAGCAGGAGAAGTTTGACGCGTCCTGCGATATTCTTGAGGAGAATTACGGTGGGCTAGAGCTGTGA
- the ruvX gene encoding Holliday junction resolvase RuvX — translation MIILGVDLGHKRTGLSVCDITETMARPLTVLIEKDMDKLCFQVARVAITLRAGVIVVGLPKNMDGSEGESAKFAREMGAKIGEQSGVPVEFVDERGTTITANHLLNETNTRGRKRKAVVDGVAATIILEDYLARRRNLAEAEARAAEEAAAEAAENAEENTEEAIEEGAEENIEQAGGVQPT, via the coding sequence ATGATTATTTTAGGTGTGGATTTAGGACATAAGCGCACGGGACTCTCTGTCTGTGACATTACCGAGACCATGGCAAGGCCCCTGACGGTGCTTATCGAAAAGGACATGGACAAGCTCTGCTTCCAGGTGGCCCGGGTGGCCATCACCCTGCGGGCCGGGGTAATCGTTGTGGGGCTGCCAAAGAACATGGACGGCTCCGAGGGCGAGAGCGCGAAATTCGCCCGGGAGATGGGGGCGAAGATAGGGGAGCAGAGCGGCGTGCCCGTGGAGTTTGTGGACGAGCGGGGCACCACCATAACCGCGAACCATCTCCTTAACGAGACCAACACCCGGGGCAGAAAGCGCAAGGCCGTGGTGGACGGCGTGGCGGCGACCATAATTCTTGAGGACTATCTTGCCCGCCGCCGCAACCTTGCAGAGGCCGAGGCAAGGGCGGCAGAGGAGGCCGCCGCAGAGGCTGCGGAAAACGCTGAAGAAAATACGGAAGAAGCTATAGAAGAAGGCGCGGAAGAAAATATTGAACAGGCCGGCGGCGTGCAGCCCACATAA
- a CDS encoding IS110 family RNA-guided transposase, protein MNQLFVGIDVGSRGNTAYLMRPDGEKHSNFTVQNTQGGAKILIDKIVSALTAMGLEQVVIGMEATGIYGDNLVYALREDGALGRFQRKIHVLNPKQVSKFKESYSELPKNDDVDAFVIADKLRFGRITQEVYMDDYRYKALQTLTRARFYAVQDLTREKQRFANYLFLKCSGLAQGKDIANSSATTIALMERFETVDELAYADLDELTAFIDEKGRNFADPAAKAKAIQTAARNSYRLPITVNNSVNQAMSVCIATMRALEKQIKVLDKQIEQIFAVLPNTLTSVPGIGKVYSAGIIAEIGDINRFQSQASVAKYAGLVWKQHQSGEFEAQNTRLIKSGNRFIRYYLLEAANSVRRCDSEFRRYYDLKYKQVNKYQHKRALALTARKLVRLVFRLLKEGRNYIQPEG, encoded by the coding sequence GTGAATCAATTATTCGTTGGCATTGATGTGGGAAGCCGCGGGAACACAGCCTATCTCATGCGGCCTGATGGGGAAAAGCACAGTAATTTCACAGTACAAAACACTCAAGGCGGTGCTAAAATATTGATTGATAAAATCGTTTCGGCACTTACCGCGATGGGCCTGGAACAGGTCGTGATCGGCATGGAGGCCACCGGCATCTACGGAGATAATCTCGTGTACGCTCTCCGGGAAGATGGCGCCCTGGGCCGGTTCCAGCGCAAGATCCATGTGCTCAATCCCAAGCAGGTCAGCAAGTTCAAGGAATCCTACTCCGAACTGCCCAAGAACGATGATGTGGACGCTTTTGTGATTGCCGATAAGCTCCGTTTTGGTCGTATCACCCAGGAGGTCTATATGGACGACTACCGCTACAAAGCCCTGCAAACCTTGACCAGAGCCAGATTCTATGCTGTACAAGACTTGACCCGTGAAAAACAGCGTTTTGCGAACTATTTGTTTTTGAAATGCTCCGGTCTCGCGCAGGGCAAGGACATAGCTAACTCCAGCGCCACCACCATCGCTCTTATGGAACGCTTTGAAACTGTGGACGAGCTGGCTTATGCCGATTTGGATGAACTCACAGCTTTCATTGATGAGAAGGGCCGCAACTTCGCCGACCCTGCCGCAAAAGCTAAAGCCATTCAGACTGCTGCCAGAAACTCCTATCGTCTGCCTATCACTGTAAATAATTCTGTGAATCAAGCTATGTCAGTTTGTATTGCCACCATGCGGGCGTTGGAAAAGCAAATCAAGGTTCTTGACAAACAAATTGAACAGATATTTGCTGTCCTTCCAAACACCCTGACCTCCGTTCCCGGCATCGGCAAGGTCTACTCCGCCGGGATTATCGCTGAGATCGGTGACATCAACCGTTTTCAATCCCAGGCTTCTGTCGCCAAATATGCCGGTCTTGTCTGGAAACAGCACCAGTCCGGTGAGTTTGAAGCCCAGAACACCCGCCTCATTAAGTCCGGCAACCGTTTCATTCGCTACTATCTGCTGGAAGCCGCCAACTCTGTGAGAAGATGCGACTCCGAGTTCAGGCGTTACTATGACCTCAAGTACAAACAGGTCAATAAATACCAGCACAAACGCGCACTCGCTTTAACTGCCAGAAAACTGGTTCGGCTCGTCTTTCGACTGCTGAAGGAGGGGCGGAACTACATACAGCCGGAGGGTTGA
- a CDS encoding histidine phosphatase family protein encodes MVTKIYLIRHCQSMGNIEHKFQGQYDADVSPAGEKQLELLGLRFRNEPIDVIYTSPLKRARLTAQAIARYHNGIEVVDEPGFIEMDVGELEDRSLKELALNYPETAEKWDKSPDLCEFPGGETMGQVYDRVNAALDRIIAENPGRTVVVTTHGGVLRNLYARIQYGEPIGIRKSEVFGNTGVSTVIAQGGRLYFESINDLSHLPEDMRRPPTNFSFEKLKKSSGKKSIEK; translated from the coding sequence ATGGTGACAAAAATTTATCTTATCCGCCACTGCCAGTCCATGGGCAACATTGAGCACAAGTTCCAGGGGCAGTACGACGCGGACGTGAGCCCCGCGGGGGAGAAGCAGCTGGAGCTTCTGGGGCTGCGGTTTCGCAACGAGCCCATCGACGTGATATACACCAGCCCCCTTAAAAGGGCGCGGCTGACCGCCCAGGCCATCGCCAGGTACCATAATGGTATAGAGGTGGTAGACGAGCCGGGCTTTATCGAGATGGACGTGGGGGAGCTTGAGGACCGCTCCCTGAAGGAGCTGGCGCTGAACTACCCGGAGACCGCCGAAAAATGGGACAAGTCCCCGGACCTCTGCGAGTTCCCCGGGGGCGAGACCATGGGGCAGGTGTACGACCGGGTGAACGCCGCCCTTGACAGGATAATCGCGGAGAACCCGGGCAGGACCGTGGTGGTAACCACCCACGGCGGGGTCCTTCGGAACCTGTACGCCCGGATACAGTACGGCGAGCCCATAGGCATACGAAAGAGCGAGGTATTCGGGAATACCGGGGTGAGCACGGTGATAGCCCAGGGCGGCAGGCTGTACTTTGAGAGCATCAACGACCTGTCGCACCTGCCCGAGGATATGCGCAGGCCGCCCACGAACTTTTCATTTGAAAAACTGAAAAAGTCCAGTGGTAAGAAGTCAATAGAGAAATAG
- a CDS encoding dihydroorotate dehydrogenase: protein MAALNVNIAGVDFKNPIIAASGTFGFGREYAELYPLSELGGISCKGTTLYERPGNPPPRVTETPGGMLNAVGLQNPGVEHFIREDLPWLEKQGTRIIANVAGSSVEDYCRTAELLNDTAVDMVELNISCPNVKEGGVQFGVTKEGVEGITRAVRDRCKKPLMVKLSPNVTDIAEMALAAESGGADALSLINTLTGMRIDINSRRPILRNNTGGLSGPAVLPVAIRMVWQVSQRVKLPVVGLGGISTWQDAVEMLLAGASAIQVGTAIFTDPYAPIKIRDGLLEFMDRNGVKSVSEITGGVKPW from the coding sequence ATGGCAGCCTTAAACGTGAACATAGCCGGGGTGGACTTCAAAAACCCCATAATAGCCGCCTCGGGCACCTTCGGCTTCGGGCGGGAGTACGCAGAGCTCTATCCCCTTTCGGAGCTGGGGGGCATAAGCTGCAAGGGCACCACCCTTTATGAGCGCCCCGGCAACCCGCCGCCCCGGGTCACCGAGACCCCCGGGGGTATGCTTAACGCCGTGGGGTTGCAAAACCCCGGGGTGGAGCATTTCATCAGGGAGGACCTGCCCTGGCTCGAAAAGCAGGGCACGAGGATAATCGCCAACGTGGCTGGAAGCAGTGTCGAGGACTACTGCCGGACGGCGGAGCTCCTCAACGACACCGCCGTGGACATGGTGGAGCTGAACATCTCCTGTCCCAACGTGAAGGAGGGCGGCGTGCAGTTCGGGGTCACCAAAGAGGGCGTTGAGGGCATAACCCGGGCCGTCCGGGACCGCTGCAAAAAGCCCCTGATGGTGAAGCTCTCCCCCAACGTGACGGATATCGCCGAGATGGCTTTGGCCGCAGAGAGCGGCGGGGCGGACGCTCTCTCCCTTATCAACACCCTGACGGGTATGCGCATCGACATCAACTCCCGCCGCCCAATCCTCCGCAACAATACCGGGGGGCTCTCGGGCCCGGCGGTGCTGCCGGTGGCAATACGCATGGTCTGGCAGGTGTCACAGAGGGTGAAGTTGCCCGTTGTGGGCCTTGGGGGCATTTCCACGTGGCAGGACGCGGTGGAGATGCTCCTGGCCGGGGCTAGCGCCATTCAGGTGGGCACGGCCATATTTACGGACCCCTACGCGCCCATCAAAATCCGGGACGGCTTACTGGAGTTCATGGACAGGAACGGCGTGAAATCCGTGTCTGAAATAACAGGAGGTGTCAAGCCATGGTGA
- a CDS encoding dihydroorotate dehydrogenase electron transfer subunit has product MKSYDSRPARLLSARELTPGIFDFTLNCPELAAKAVPGQFAQILVPGHTLRRPISICGIDKKEGTLRFVFQVRGSGTEALSRFKPGDMIDILAPLGKGFPLDRTKRTLLMGGGIGVPPLLAAAKELGEMAVAVLGFRNRELAILEEDFKAAGAKVLIATDDGSYGYHGLVTDLAAGEDFDVLMACGPGPMLKAAKALAKSRGAQGYLSLEQRMACGVGACLGCAVALTDGSGREYFGHVCKDGPVFPMDMVKEV; this is encoded by the coding sequence ATGAAATCCTACGATTCCCGCCCCGCAAGGCTTCTCTCAGCCCGGGAGCTGACCCCCGGCATATTTGACTTCACTCTAAACTGCCCGGAGCTGGCCGCAAAAGCGGTCCCCGGTCAGTTCGCCCAGATACTTGTTCCCGGCCACACTCTGCGCCGCCCCATCTCCATCTGCGGCATAGACAAAAAAGAGGGCACGCTGCGCTTTGTGTTCCAGGTCCGGGGCTCCGGCACCGAGGCTCTTTCCCGATTCAAGCCCGGCGATATGATAGACATACTGGCCCCCCTGGGCAAGGGCTTCCCCCTTGACAGGACAAAACGCACCCTATTAATGGGCGGCGGTATAGGCGTGCCACCCCTGCTGGCCGCCGCGAAGGAGCTGGGAGAGATGGCCGTGGCCGTGCTGGGCTTTCGCAATAGGGAGCTGGCAATACTTGAGGAGGACTTTAAAGCCGCCGGTGCGAAGGTGCTTATCGCCACAGACGATGGCTCCTACGGCTATCACGGCCTTGTTACAGACTTAGCGGCAGGCGAGGACTTTGACGTGCTTATGGCCTGCGGCCCGGGGCCCATGCTGAAAGCCGCCAAAGCCCTGGCGAAGAGCCGGGGCGCGCAGGGCTATTTGTCCCTTGAGCAGCGCATGGCCTGCGGGGTGGGGGCGTGCCTTGGCTGCGCCGTGGCCCTTACAGACGGGAGCGGCCGGGAGTATTTCGGCCACGTGTGCAAGGACGGCCCGGTATTTCCCATGGACATGGTGAAGGAGGTATAA
- a CDS encoding VOC family protein, which produces MKLVPTINFGGDCREAIHTYEKAFGGRINCLITYGEADDPEYNPQLKEGQREYIYHSELLLGGERIIMADHIDIEFQTCYSNFLTVMMDTKEEVQRAYEVMKEGSRTIYPMEATPYSSCRVVFVDRFGIRWGIMTEQTER; this is translated from the coding sequence ATGAAGCTTGTGCCTACGATAAATTTCGGCGGGGACTGCCGTGAGGCCATTCATACCTATGAAAAGGCCTTTGGCGGCAGGATAAACTGCCTGATAACATACGGCGAGGCGGACGACCCGGAGTATAACCCGCAGCTGAAAGAGGGCCAGAGGGAGTATATTTACCACTCTGAGCTGCTGCTGGGCGGGGAGAGGATCATCATGGCGGACCATATCGACATAGAGTTCCAGACCTGCTACTCCAACTTCCTGACTGTGATGATGGACACAAAGGAGGAGGTACAGAGGGCGTATGAGGTGATGAAAGAGGGAAGCCGCACCATATACCCCATGGAGGCCACGCCCTACAGCTCCTGCCGGGTGGTTTTCGTGGACAGGTTCGGCATACGGTGGGGTATTATGACTGAGCAGACAGAGAGATAG
- a CDS encoding helix-turn-helix transcriptional regulator — protein MKIDRLIGILSILLQREKVTAPFLAETFEVSRRTISRDIEALCRAGIPISTAQGAGGGLSIMSGYKVDRSLLTLSDMQALLAGLRSLDSVSGTNRYAQLMEKLAGPGLMAREGSMLIDLASWYKGPLSEKLELLQRALGEARLVGFCYYAPGRESKRAIEPYYIVFRWGSWYVWGYCLEREDYRLFKLNRMTGLTLKEGFVPREAPYPDLSDERVFPGNYRVEVLVPPEYKWRLVEEYGEGCFTVEPDGRCRAKIDFTNLDSAVDWLLCFRGAAELLGPEKVREELLKMGRKILNMYGET, from the coding sequence TTGAAGATAGACAGACTGATCGGAATACTATCCATACTGCTTCAGCGGGAAAAGGTGACAGCGCCCTTTCTCGCTGAAACCTTTGAGGTCTCCCGCAGGACCATCAGCCGGGACATCGAGGCCCTCTGCCGGGCGGGTATACCCATCAGCACCGCCCAGGGCGCGGGGGGCGGGCTGTCCATCATGAGCGGCTATAAGGTGGACCGCTCCCTTTTGACCTTGTCGGATATGCAGGCCCTTCTGGCGGGGCTTCGCAGCCTTGACAGCGTCAGCGGCACCAACCGCTACGCCCAGCTTATGGAGAAGCTTGCCGGGCCGGGGCTCATGGCCCGGGAGGGCTCTATGCTCATCGACCTGGCCTCCTGGTACAAGGGGCCCCTGTCTGAAAAGCTGGAGCTCTTGCAGAGGGCCCTCGGCGAAGCCAGGCTTGTGGGCTTTTGCTACTATGCCCCGGGCAGGGAGAGCAAGCGGGCGATAGAGCCTTACTATATCGTCTTCCGCTGGGGGAGCTGGTACGTGTGGGGGTACTGCCTTGAGCGGGAGGACTACCGGCTATTTAAGCTTAACCGCATGACCGGGCTCACCCTGAAGGAGGGCTTCGTGCCCCGAGAGGCCCCATACCCGGACCTCTCGGACGAGCGGGTATTTCCCGGGAATTACCGGGTGGAGGTGCTGGTGCCCCCGGAATACAAGTGGCGCTTAGTGGAGGAGTATGGCGAGGGCTGCTTTACGGTGGAGCCCGACGGCCGGTGCAGGGCGAAGATAGACTTTACCAATCTTGACAGCGCCGTGGACTGGCTGCTGTGCTTTCGTGGGGCCGCGGAGCTGTTGGGGCCGGAGAAGGTCCGGGAGGAGCTCTTGAAGATGGGCAGAAAAATTCTTAATATGTATGGGGAAACATGA